In a genomic window of Shouchella clausii:
- a CDS encoding phosphoglycerate kinase, producing MNKKTLYDYDFAGKTVFCRVDFNVPMKDGKITDETRIQAALPTIKYLSEQGARVLLASHLGRPKGEVVESLRLAPVATRLGELLGKEVQAVQEAHGPVAKQAVEGLEDGGVLLLENVRFYPGEEKNDPELAKAFASLADIFVNDAFGAAHRAHASTEGIAHYLPSAAGFLMEKELDVLGKALSNPERPFTAVIGGAKVKDKIGVIDNLLDKVDNLIIGGGLAYTFVKAQGYEVGKSLLEEDKLDLANQFMEKAEQKGVKFYMPEDVIVADDFSDDANKKEVAISDIPADWEALDIGPKTRKTYEAVLKASKLVIWNGPMGVFELESFAGGTKAVANALAEASDTYSVIGGGDSAAAVEQFGLADKMSHISTGGGASLEFMEGKALPGVVALSEK from the coding sequence AAACCGTATTTTGCCGAGTTGATTTCAATGTTCCGATGAAAGATGGAAAGATTACTGACGAAACGCGGATTCAAGCAGCTTTGCCTACGATTAAATACTTAAGTGAACAAGGGGCGCGCGTTTTGCTAGCAAGCCATCTTGGCCGCCCGAAAGGCGAAGTGGTAGAAAGCTTGCGCTTGGCGCCTGTCGCGACACGCCTTGGCGAGCTGCTAGGAAAAGAAGTACAAGCCGTCCAGGAAGCGCACGGTCCAGTAGCAAAACAAGCAGTGGAAGGTCTTGAAGACGGTGGCGTCTTGCTGCTTGAAAATGTCCGCTTTTACCCAGGGGAAGAAAAGAACGATCCTGAATTAGCGAAAGCGTTTGCTAGCCTAGCCGATATTTTTGTCAATGATGCATTTGGGGCGGCACACCGTGCCCACGCTTCAACGGAAGGCATTGCCCACTATTTGCCGTCAGCAGCTGGTTTTCTAATGGAAAAAGAGCTTGATGTGCTCGGCAAAGCGTTAAGCAACCCTGAACGTCCGTTTACAGCAGTCATTGGTGGCGCAAAAGTAAAAGACAAGATTGGCGTTATTGACAACTTGCTAGATAAAGTCGACAATTTAATTATTGGCGGCGGCCTCGCATACACGTTTGTCAAAGCGCAAGGCTATGAAGTTGGCAAGTCGTTGCTTGAAGAAGATAAGCTCGATTTAGCCAATCAGTTTATGGAAAAAGCTGAACAAAAGGGCGTTAAGTTTTATATGCCTGAAGATGTGATTGTTGCCGATGATTTTTCTGACGACGCCAACAAAAAAGAAGTGGCCATTAGCGACATTCCAGCTGATTGGGAAGCGCTTGACATTGGGCCGAAAACACGAAAAACCTATGAAGCTGTATTAAAAGCTTCAAAATTAGTGATTTGGAATGGGCCAATGGGTGTATTTGAACTCGAATCGTTTGCAGGTGGCACAAAAGCGGTCGCAAATGCGCTGGCAGAGGCGTCAGATACGTATTCAGTCATTGGTGGCGGCGATTCAGCGGCAGCCGTTGAACAATTTGGCCTTGCCGACAAAATGAGCCATATTTCAACAGGCGGAGGCGCCAGCCTTGAATTTATGGAAGGCAAGGCACTTCCAGGCGTTGTCGCACTATCAGAAAAATAA
- the tpiA gene encoding triose-phosphate isomerase translates to MRKPIIAGNWKMNKTIGEAVDFVEAVKTNVPADATVDSVVCAPALFLDRLLQAVKGTELKIGAQTMHFEDNGAFTGEISPKALSDMGVHYVIIGHSERREMFAETDETVNKKVHAAFAHQLVPIMCCGETAEEREAGKMEAVVKEQVEKGLAGLSEEQVKQTVIAYEPIWAIGTGKSATEKDANEACAYVRQTVAANFSEAAAKAIRIQYGGSVKPGNIKDYMAQPDIDGALVGGASLDADSFLELVGAAQ, encoded by the coding sequence ATGCGTAAACCAATTATCGCAGGAAACTGGAAAATGAATAAAACAATCGGCGAAGCTGTTGATTTTGTCGAAGCAGTAAAAACGAACGTTCCCGCAGATGCAACGGTTGATTCGGTTGTTTGCGCACCAGCCTTGTTTCTTGACCGTTTGCTCCAAGCGGTAAAAGGAACCGAGTTAAAAATTGGCGCTCAAACGATGCATTTTGAAGACAATGGCGCGTTTACAGGGGAGATCAGCCCTAAAGCATTGTCTGACATGGGCGTCCATTACGTGATTATCGGCCATTCAGAACGGCGAGAAATGTTTGCCGAGACAGACGAGACTGTCAACAAGAAAGTGCATGCCGCATTCGCCCATCAGTTGGTTCCGATTATGTGTTGCGGTGAAACGGCTGAAGAGCGTGAAGCTGGTAAAATGGAAGCTGTTGTAAAAGAGCAAGTAGAAAAAGGTCTTGCTGGTTTAAGCGAAGAACAAGTAAAACAAACGGTAATTGCGTACGAGCCTATTTGGGCGATCGGCACAGGCAAATCAGCGACAGAAAAAGACGCGAATGAAGCTTGCGCTTACGTGCGTCAAACGGTGGCCGCTAATTTTTCTGAAGCAGCAGCTAAGGCAATTCGCATCCAGTACGGCGGCAGCGTAAAGCCTGGCAACATTAAAGACTACATGGCCCAACCGGACATAGATGGCGCCCTTGTTGGTGGAGCCAGCTTGGACGCAGATTCGTTTTTAGAATTAGTGGGGGCAGCACAATGA
- the gpmI gene encoding 2,3-bisphosphoglycerate-independent phosphoglycerate mutase — protein sequence MSKKPVALIILDGFGLREEEKGNAVAQAQKPNFDRYWNEFPHATLRADGENVGLPEGQMGNSEVGHLNIGAGRIVYQSLTRVNLSIREGDFFKNETFIKAMDHVKEKQSALHIYGLLSDGGIHSHIDHIYALLDMAKQQNVERVYVHGFLDGRDVGPTSAEVYLKGLQDKFDEVGLGKLATVHGRYYAMDRDKRWDRVEKSYRAMVYGEGPAYKNGLELLEDSYKNNIVDEFVIPSVITEENGTPVATVKDDDAVIFCNFRPDRAIQLSQVFTNEDFRGFDRGEKMPKRLHFVCLTKFSETVKGFVAFKPTNLDNTLGEVLSQQSYTQLRIAETEKYPHVTFFFSGGREEEFPGEERILIDSPKVATYDLKPEMSAYEVTDALVKEIEGEKHDVVILNFANPDMVGHSGMLEPTVKAIEAVDECLGRVVDALLQKGGAAIITADHGNADEVVTLDGKPMTAHTTNKVPVIVTEKGITLREDGILADLAPTVLDLLGADKPKEMTGKTLKTINSI from the coding sequence ATGAGTAAAAAGCCAGTAGCCTTAATCATTCTCGATGGCTTTGGCCTGCGAGAGGAAGAGAAAGGCAATGCCGTGGCACAAGCCCAAAAACCGAACTTTGACCGTTACTGGAACGAGTTTCCACACGCCACGTTGCGGGCAGACGGCGAAAATGTTGGCTTGCCAGAAGGGCAAATGGGCAATTCAGAAGTTGGCCATTTAAACATTGGTGCTGGGCGCATTGTGTACCAAAGTTTAACGCGTGTGAATTTGTCGATTCGCGAAGGCGACTTTTTTAAGAATGAGACGTTCATAAAGGCAATGGACCATGTTAAAGAAAAACAATCGGCACTCCATATATACGGTTTGTTGTCCGATGGCGGCATCCATAGCCACATCGACCATATTTATGCCTTGCTTGATATGGCAAAACAACAAAACGTCGAGCGCGTTTATGTCCATGGCTTTTTAGATGGCCGCGACGTCGGCCCCACTTCAGCAGAAGTATACTTAAAAGGATTGCAAGACAAATTTGATGAAGTTGGACTCGGTAAGCTGGCGACTGTGCACGGCCGTTACTATGCAATGGATCGCGACAAACGTTGGGATCGAGTTGAAAAGTCATACCGTGCAATGGTTTATGGCGAGGGCCCTGCCTATAAGAACGGGCTAGAGCTGCTAGAAGACAGCTACAAAAACAACATTGTTGACGAGTTTGTCATTCCGTCTGTTATCACAGAAGAGAATGGTACACCTGTAGCAACTGTCAAAGACGATGACGCCGTCATTTTCTGCAATTTTCGCCCTGACCGTGCTATCCAGCTATCACAAGTTTTCACGAATGAAGACTTTCGTGGGTTCGACCGAGGGGAAAAGATGCCGAAACGCCTCCATTTTGTCTGCTTAACGAAGTTTAGTGAAACAGTGAAAGGCTTTGTTGCCTTTAAGCCGACTAACTTGGACAATACGCTTGGCGAAGTCCTTTCCCAGCAAAGCTACACACAGCTACGGATTGCGGAAACCGAAAAATACCCACATGTGACGTTCTTTTTCAGTGGCGGGCGTGAAGAAGAGTTTCCAGGCGAAGAGCGGATTTTGATCGACTCGCCTAAAGTCGCTACTTACGACCTTAAACCGGAAATGAGCGCTTATGAAGTAACCGATGCGCTCGTCAAGGAAATCGAAGGCGAAAAACATGATGTGGTTATCTTAAACTTTGCCAACCCTGACATGGTTGGGCATTCTGGAATGTTGGAGCCAACAGTAAAAGCGATTGAAGCCGTTGACGAATGCTTAGGCCGTGTGGTCGATGCATTGCTTCAAAAAGGCGGAGCGGCGATTATTACAGCTGACCACGGCAATGCCGACGAAGTCGTGACACTTGATGGCAAACCGATGACGGCGCATACGACAAACAAAGTGCCTGTCATCGTAACGGAAAAAGGAATCACCCTTCGTGAAGACGGCATTTTAGCTGACTTGGCGCCGACTGTGCTTGATTTGCTTGGCGCGGACAAGCCGAAAGAAATGACAGGCAAGACGCTTAAAACAATAAATTCAATTTAG
- the eno gene encoding phosphopyruvate hydratase, producing the protein MTIISDVYAREVLDSRGNPTVEVEVHLESGIMGRALVPSGASTGEYEAVELRDGGDRYMGKGVQKAVDNVNEKIAPELIGENALDQIGIDRLMIELDGTENKGNFGANAILGVSMAVAHAAANALDIPLYVYLGGFNAKQLPVPMMNIINGGEHADNNVDIQEFMVMPVGAESFKEALRMGAEIFHNLKSVLKAKGYNTAVGDEGGFAPNLSSNEEALATIIEAIEKAGYKPGEQVKLAMDVASSELYSKEDGKYHLAGEGKVLSSEEMVSFYEELVSKYPIISIEDGLDENDWEGHKLLTERLGDKVQLVGDDLFVTNTKKLAEGIEKGIGNSILIKVNQIGTLTETFDAIEMAKRAGYTAVISHRSGETEDATIADIAVATNAGQIKTGAPSRTDRVAKYNQLLRIEDELADLAQYNGLKSFYNLSK; encoded by the coding sequence ATGACGATTATTTCTGATGTTTATGCACGTGAAGTCCTTGACTCTCGTGGCAACCCGACTGTAGAAGTAGAAGTTCATCTAGAATCTGGCATTATGGGCCGTGCCCTCGTGCCAAGTGGCGCCTCGACTGGCGAATACGAAGCGGTAGAACTTCGCGACGGCGGAGACCGTTATATGGGCAAAGGTGTCCAAAAGGCAGTTGACAATGTAAATGAAAAGATCGCTCCTGAACTAATCGGCGAAAACGCGTTGGACCAAATTGGCATCGACCGTTTGATGATCGAACTTGATGGGACAGAAAACAAAGGCAACTTTGGCGCCAACGCGATTCTTGGCGTGTCAATGGCCGTTGCCCACGCTGCTGCAAATGCACTAGACATTCCTCTATATGTCTATCTTGGCGGCTTTAATGCGAAGCAACTTCCAGTGCCAATGATGAACATCATTAACGGTGGAGAGCATGCCGACAACAACGTAGATATTCAAGAATTTATGGTCATGCCTGTCGGCGCAGAAAGCTTTAAAGAAGCGCTTCGCATGGGTGCGGAAATTTTCCATAACTTGAAGTCAGTTCTTAAAGCGAAAGGCTACAACACAGCAGTAGGCGACGAAGGAGGCTTTGCTCCGAACCTTTCTTCAAACGAAGAAGCGCTTGCCACGATCATTGAAGCGATTGAAAAAGCAGGTTATAAGCCTGGAGAACAAGTGAAGTTGGCAATGGACGTTGCTTCTTCTGAGCTTTACAGCAAAGAAGACGGCAAATACCACCTTGCTGGCGAAGGCAAAGTTCTTTCTTCTGAGGAAATGGTTTCCTTCTACGAAGAACTTGTTTCGAAATACCCAATTATCTCGATTGAAGATGGCCTTGATGAAAACGATTGGGAAGGCCACAAACTTCTAACAGAGCGCCTTGGCGATAAAGTTCAACTTGTTGGTGACGATTTGTTTGTCACAAACACGAAAAAGCTAGCGGAAGGCATTGAAAAAGGCATTGGCAACTCGATTCTGATCAAAGTAAACCAAATCGGCACATTGACGGAAACATTCGATGCAATCGAAATGGCAAAACGCGCTGGCTATACAGCTGTTATTTCCCACCGTTCTGGTGAAACAGAAGATGCGACGATTGCTGACATTGCTGTTGCCACAAATGCTGGCCAAATCAAAACAGGCGCGCCGTCTCGTACAGACCGTGTCGCCAAATACAACCAACTTCTTCGCATTGAAGATGAGCTTGCTGATCTTGCTCAGTACAATGGTTTGAAGTCTTTTTATAACTTGAGCAAGTAA
- a CDS encoding putative immunity/bacteriocin fusion bifunctional protein translates to MTGLPAEGFEDNVIVINGFLDNSNEFIAVYNKDYNGLGFATITDDSGEEITVTFIAEDRVETSSLSEEEAKTIQKNYAVNMDSKIEKYLTGGDEDCNCGPEENVSTGEVITHDYPWYASFLCSIAGSIACVSLCIAFGVVPVAGWSLAFFCEMFCTGAWGTWLCP, encoded by the coding sequence ATTACTGGACTTCCAGCAGAAGGTTTTGAGGACAACGTGATTGTCATTAACGGCTTTTTAGATAATTCAAATGAGTTTATAGCCGTTTACAACAAAGATTATAATGGGCTTGGTTTTGCTACGATCACTGACGATTCTGGTGAAGAAATTACAGTTACATTTATTGCAGAGGATAGAGTCGAGACATCTAGTTTGTCTGAAGAAGAAGCAAAAACTATCCAAAAAAATTATGCCGTAAATATGGATAGTAAAATCGAAAAATACTTAACTGGAGGAGATGAAGATTGTAATTGTGGACCTGAAGAAAATGTGTCAACTGGTGAAGTAATTACACATGACTATCCTTGGTATGCTTCTTTCTTATGTTCTATTGCTGGAAGCATTGCATGTGTTAGCTTATGTATTGCTTTTGGGGTCGTTCCAGTTGCTGGTTGGTCTCTTGCCTTTTTCTGCGAGATGTTTTGTACGGGTGCATGGGGAACCTGGTTATGCCCTTAA
- a CDS encoding PadR family transcriptional regulator: MFIIYIGNMDINSKRNDWSSQITKGMFELAILLLVAKKPMYGYEITKKLRKESIVQIANGSIYPILRRMTNNRWLTSYQEDHEGRSRKYYIVTEEGKEILNKRLEHYQNLYLFLISLKEGETSG, translated from the coding sequence ATGTTTATCATATACATTGGTAATATGGATATTAATTCGAAAAGAAACGATTGGAGTAGCCAAATTACAAAAGGGATGTTCGAACTTGCCATTTTACTTTTAGTAGCAAAAAAGCCCATGTACGGTTATGAGATCACTAAAAAACTAAGAAAGGAATCTATCGTTCAAATTGCAAATGGTTCAATCTATCCTATATTACGACGTATGACAAACAACAGATGGTTAACTTCTTATCAAGAAGATCATGAGGGACGCAGTAGAAAATATTATATAGTTACTGAGGAAGGGAAGGAAATTTTAAACAAAAGACTTGAACATTATCAAAATTTATATTTATTTCTTATATCTTTAAAGGAAGGTGAGACTAGTGGCTAA
- a CDS encoding GntR family transcriptional regulator, with product MTDKDERFFSVDPNLVKSLRELAVEKIREGIVSGYFEVGEHLKERELSKMMGISTTPIKEAFRILENEGMLVTVPRKGTFVSEYASTSIEEILLLRAAVESLCARLAAVKMSEEDVKELEQVVLIMESLHNKGDSDALIEQNSRFHQMIITSTENKMMQTILANIRSIDKAFRKRALKVEVEREVGYQEHRAIFEAIKQREPEQAEQRMKDHILRTKDNILAAEARAQAERNP from the coding sequence ATGACTGATAAGGATGAACGTTTCTTTTCTGTTGATCCCAATTTAGTAAAGTCACTGCGTGAACTGGCAGTCGAAAAAATCCGCGAAGGAATTGTAAGCGGATACTTTGAAGTTGGAGAGCATTTAAAAGAGCGTGAGTTATCGAAGATGATGGGAATTAGCACGACGCCGATCAAAGAAGCGTTTCGGATTTTAGAAAATGAAGGCATGCTAGTAACCGTTCCGCGCAAAGGGACATTTGTTTCAGAGTACGCTTCTACATCAATTGAAGAAATTCTTCTTCTACGCGCCGCCGTTGAATCGCTATGTGCCCGCCTTGCTGCAGTCAAAATGAGCGAAGAAGACGTGAAGGAACTTGAGCAAGTGGTGCTTATCATGGAGAGCCTTCATAACAAAGGTGATTCAGATGCCTTGATTGAACAAAATTCACGGTTTCACCAAATGATTATTACCAGTACCGAAAATAAGATGATGCAAACGATCTTAGCTAACATTCGCAGCATAGACAAAGCCTTCCGGAAGCGTGCCCTTAAAGTGGAAGTCGAGCGCGAAGTCGGCTATCAAGAGCACAGAGCAATTTTTGAGGCGATTAAGCAACGGGAGCCTGAGCAGGCCGAACAGCGAATGAAAGACCATATTTTGCGGACGAAAGACAATATTTTGGCTGCAGAAGCGAGAGCACAGGCCGAAAGAAATCCATGA
- a CDS encoding dihydrodipicolinate synthase family protein, with protein sequence MAKKPLAKALETISGIPITPFRKSDGSIDWNHYKETVDRIVDNGIDVIVPCGNTSEFYALSLEEAKEEVRRTVEYVNGRALVVAGIGYATSTAIELGNDAIAAGADAVMIHMPIHPYVTAGGVCAYFREIIEALDFPSLVYFKDPEISDQVLVDLAPLENLVGVKYAINDLPRFAKVVRSIPEEHQIAWICGTAEKWAPFFWHAGAKGFTSGLVNLLPEKAVDMLEALRNNDNDTVWQIWEDIVPFEDLRAKYNQGNNVVVIKEAMEMLRQNAGVTRAPVNELSNEDKQLVTELLSSWKLLQPTKG encoded by the coding sequence GTGGCAAAGAAGCCGTTGGCAAAAGCATTAGAAACCATTTCTGGCATACCAATCACGCCGTTTCGAAAATCAGACGGCAGCATCGATTGGAACCACTACAAGGAAACGGTCGACAGGATTGTCGACAATGGCATTGATGTGATCGTTCCTTGTGGAAATACGAGTGAATTCTATGCGCTGTCTCTTGAGGAAGCAAAAGAGGAAGTCCGGCGCACCGTAGAATATGTTAATGGGCGTGCGCTTGTCGTCGCTGGCATCGGATATGCGACGTCAACAGCGATTGAACTTGGAAACGATGCGATAGCGGCCGGGGCAGATGCGGTCATGATTCATATGCCGATCCACCCTTATGTGACAGCGGGCGGTGTGTGTGCCTACTTCCGCGAAATCATCGAGGCACTAGATTTTCCGTCACTCGTTTATTTTAAAGATCCTGAAATTTCCGACCAAGTGCTCGTTGATTTGGCGCCACTTGAAAACCTAGTCGGCGTCAAATATGCGATTAATGATTTGCCTCGCTTTGCCAAAGTTGTACGTTCGATTCCAGAGGAACATCAGATCGCTTGGATTTGTGGAACAGCAGAGAAATGGGCGCCATTTTTCTGGCATGCGGGGGCAAAAGGGTTTACTTCTGGGCTTGTGAATCTTCTGCCCGAAAAAGCAGTCGATATGCTGGAAGCATTGCGAAACAATGACAACGATACCGTGTGGCAAATTTGGGAAGACATTGTCCCTTTCGAGGACTTGCGCGCGAAGTACAACCAAGGCAATAACGTCGTCGTCATTAAAGAAGCAATGGAAATGCTTAGGCAAAATGCTGGGGTGACAAGGGCACCTGTGAATGAATTAAGCAACGAAGATAAACAGCTTGTGACAGAACTGCTTTCTAGCTGGAAGTTATTACAACCTACGAAAGGATGA
- the gucD gene encoding alpha-ketoglutaric semialdehyde dehydrogenase GucD, translated as MAIKTEVVFGNYINGHWKQEAAPPLASINPSDVEEIVGYIQNSPADVVDDAVAAAKGALLPWRKLTGAERGHYLYQAANQLENRLDEIAETLAREMGKTLPEAKGETARGVAILRYYAGEGLRADGEVIPSTDSEALMFTKRVPLGVVGVITPWNFPVAIPVWKIAPALIYGNTVVFKPATEAAVTAAKVVECFAQAGLPEGVLNLVTGSGKVIGNALVAHEHVHGLTFTGSEQTGKQIGKAAAARGAKYQLEMGGKNPVIVAEDADLHVAVDATISGAFRSTGQKCTATSRVIVAEAILQDFQELLLEKTKQITIGKALDDGVWMGPCASEAQLRTVLDYIEIGKNEGAKLLCGGKRVTDGNRSAGYFVEPTIFTNVNRHMRIAQEEIFGPVIALITAKNMEEAIEIANDSRYGLSASIFTTNIEKMLLFIDEMDAGLVRVNAESAGVELQAPFGGMKASSSHSREQGQAAKEFYTSIKTVFVKG; from the coding sequence ATGGCGATCAAAACAGAAGTCGTATTTGGCAATTATATTAACGGGCACTGGAAACAAGAAGCGGCTCCCCCTCTCGCAAGCATAAATCCGTCCGATGTCGAAGAAATTGTGGGCTATATCCAGAATTCCCCGGCTGATGTCGTTGATGACGCGGTTGCAGCGGCGAAGGGCGCCCTTTTGCCGTGGCGGAAGCTGACAGGAGCGGAGCGTGGCCATTATTTGTATCAAGCGGCCAATCAGTTAGAAAACCGCCTCGATGAAATTGCGGAAACACTCGCCCGTGAAATGGGAAAAACATTGCCTGAAGCAAAAGGGGAGACAGCTCGCGGTGTCGCGATCCTTCGGTATTATGCCGGAGAAGGGTTAAGAGCTGATGGCGAGGTGATCCCTTCCACAGACAGCGAAGCGCTCATGTTTACGAAACGTGTTCCCCTCGGCGTCGTTGGTGTGATTACGCCATGGAATTTTCCTGTTGCGATTCCTGTATGGAAAATCGCTCCAGCGCTTATTTATGGCAATACGGTTGTGTTTAAACCAGCAACAGAAGCAGCTGTAACAGCAGCAAAAGTAGTGGAGTGTTTTGCGCAAGCGGGACTTCCTGAAGGTGTGCTCAATTTGGTGACAGGGTCTGGCAAGGTGATCGGAAATGCACTAGTCGCCCATGAACACGTTCACGGCCTAACGTTTACTGGCTCAGAACAAACAGGTAAGCAAATTGGAAAAGCAGCAGCTGCAAGGGGAGCGAAGTACCAGCTTGAAATGGGTGGAAAAAACCCTGTTATTGTCGCAGAAGATGCTGATCTTCATGTAGCTGTTGATGCAACAATTAGCGGTGCTTTTCGCTCTACAGGACAGAAATGTACGGCGACAAGCCGCGTCATTGTCGCTGAAGCGATTCTTCAGGACTTCCAGGAGCTTCTTCTCGAAAAAACAAAACAAATTACAATTGGCAAAGCTCTAGACGATGGCGTTTGGATGGGGCCTTGTGCAAGTGAGGCGCAGCTTCGTACCGTTCTAGACTATATTGAAATCGGCAAAAATGAAGGCGCGAAACTTTTATGCGGCGGCAAGAGGGTAACAGACGGAAACCGGTCGGCAGGCTATTTTGTTGAACCGACGATTTTTACAAATGTGAATCGCCATATGCGAATTGCCCAAGAAGAAATATTCGGCCCAGTTATTGCTCTTATCACAGCGAAGAACATGGAGGAGGCGATCGAAATCGCCAATGACAGCCGGTACGGGTTAAGTGCCTCTATTTTCACAACCAATATTGAAAAAATGCTGTTGTTTATTGATGAAATGGATGCGGGCCTTGTTCGTGTTAATGCAGAAAGTGCCGGTGTTGAATTGCAAGCGCCATTTGGAGGAATGAAAGCGTCTAGCTCCCACTCTAGAGAACAAGGGCAAGCGGCAAAGGAATTTTACACATCAATCAAAACAGTATTCGTGAAAGGGTGA
- a CDS encoding mandelate racemase/muconate lactonizing enzyme family protein has translation MKITNVQLTAIGMPRLTGFVNKHVIVQLFTDDGIEGIGEMSDFSHLPKYAVDIVDLERTLKQILVGKNPFDIAPINTELNGNFPEAMYYYEKGSFIRNGVDTALYDLCAKALGVSVSDLLGGRQREKIKVCFPIFRHRFMDEVEANLELVKKQYEKGFDVFRLYVGKNVDADEAFLAGVYNEFGGKVKVKSLDFSHLLDWKEALRITRRLAKYPIDLVESPALRNDFAGLHHFRMRCELPVSEHVWSLRQQSEMIKHDSVDIFNIAPVFIGGITQARKAADAAAVAEKSVLIGTTQELSIGTTAMAYFGSTLDHLNYISDPTGPELYVGDVVKNKVYYENGYLHLPERSTVGLGMELDWEKVEQYRVESLNWEDVSVHQLQDRTSQTRA, from the coding sequence ATGAAAATTACAAATGTGCAGTTAACGGCAATCGGTATGCCACGCTTGACTGGCTTTGTCAATAAACATGTGATCGTGCAATTGTTTACAGACGACGGCATTGAGGGGATTGGCGAAATGTCAGACTTCTCTCATTTGCCGAAGTATGCGGTTGACATTGTTGATTTGGAGCGTACGTTAAAACAAATTCTCGTTGGCAAAAACCCATTTGACATAGCCCCTATCAATACAGAGTTAAATGGAAACTTCCCTGAAGCGATGTACTACTATGAAAAAGGCAGCTTTATTCGAAATGGCGTTGACACAGCGCTTTATGACCTTTGTGCAAAAGCGCTAGGCGTGTCTGTGTCCGATCTATTAGGCGGCCGCCAACGTGAGAAAATCAAAGTATGCTTTCCGATTTTTAGGCATCGCTTTATGGATGAAGTTGAGGCGAATTTAGAGCTCGTTAAAAAGCAATACGAGAAAGGTTTTGACGTATTTCGCCTTTATGTCGGCAAAAACGTTGATGCGGACGAGGCCTTTTTAGCAGGGGTTTACAACGAGTTTGGCGGCAAAGTAAAAGTGAAGTCCCTTGATTTTAGCCATCTCCTTGATTGGAAGGAAGCGTTACGGATTACTCGGCGCTTAGCGAAATACCCAATCGATCTTGTTGAGAGTCCGGCACTCCGAAATGATTTTGCAGGACTGCACCATTTCCGGATGCGCTGTGAATTGCCGGTAAGCGAACATGTCTGGAGCTTGCGTCAGCAATCGGAAATGATTAAACATGATTCAGTTGATATTTTTAACATTGCCCCTGTCTTCATTGGCGGCATTACACAGGCCAGAAAAGCGGCTGATGCAGCGGCTGTAGCTGAAAAAAGCGTCCTTATTGGGACAACGCAGGAACTATCAATTGGCACAACAGCGATGGCCTATTTTGGTTCAACACTCGACCATTTAAACTACATTTCCGATCCAACTGGCCCAGAGCTTTATGTCGGCGATGTTGTGAAAAACAAAGTCTATTATGAAAACGGTTACTTGCATTTGCCTGAACGTTCAACTGTAGGGCTCGGAATGGAGCTTGATTGGGAAAAAGTCGAGCAGTATCGGGTCGAGTCGCTCAATTGGGAGGATGTATCCGTCCATCAACTGCAAGATCGAACATCACAAACGCGCGCTTAA